A genomic window from Desulfovibrio legallii includes:
- a CDS encoding FliH/SctL family protein, whose translation MASDQLRKKWGTVFMGEREASEAQLDAMQEPALRQRRQHQQEEDYLARVRARAEERAREILGAAYTERQKVLEEARAEAAAAVQALTREADAAREEARTALDAARQERQAAAQLREEAAQLRDAAHDAGFQEGMDAAGEELAAFRQELGQSLATLLRRLEDQQAALCAAWREDLTALTLAAVEAGTGWMLQSEHKAILRSLVLEALNLLEERASVSVRVHPDDEATVGDLFQAARERVPELRQWVVTGDPNLEPGDLVAESGSGSVDCRRAYFREMTAGVLAHLALPQRPEEAAAAAELGELVAREAARLAAPEVETPPSAAPAGSETPPATAEAATPVEVEEVLPAASPVEAAPPAAVQKPAAPTAVAAPPAAPTAAAEPPAASPADAASPSPGVAAAPPAAPVGADAIAAAASAPVPSSADVGPDPAPASDAPSSAPAADDAEESLWLPPLGEPLEGDAAPAAAPDVPVAPDAAPDAAPAAASHGGAQTAAPQDDPRQAQSSQAATRPVQSDPVQSGLAQSGSAQPGSVQSGATPSGAPGSAAGAPSLAELEEELFPLEEEAAARNVLTQGGFLPGADPER comes from the coding sequence ATGGCCTCGGACCAACTGCGCAAAAAATGGGGCACTGTCTTCATGGGCGAGCGTGAAGCCTCCGAGGCTCAGCTCGACGCCATGCAGGAACCCGCCCTGCGCCAGCGCCGCCAGCACCAGCAGGAGGAAGACTACCTGGCGCGGGTGCGCGCCCGGGCCGAGGAGCGCGCGCGGGAGATCCTGGGCGCGGCCTACACGGAGCGCCAGAAGGTGCTGGAGGAGGCCCGCGCCGAAGCTGCGGCCGCCGTGCAGGCCCTGACCCGCGAGGCCGACGCCGCGCGGGAGGAAGCCCGTACCGCCCTGGATGCGGCGCGGCAGGAGCGCCAGGCGGCCGCCCAGCTGCGGGAAGAGGCCGCCCAATTGCGCGATGCGGCCCATGATGCGGGCTTTCAGGAGGGCATGGATGCGGCCGGAGAGGAACTGGCCGCCTTCCGGCAGGAGCTGGGCCAGAGCCTGGCCACGCTGCTGCGGCGGCTGGAGGACCAGCAGGCCGCCCTGTGCGCCGCCTGGCGCGAAGATTTGACGGCCCTGACCCTGGCCGCCGTGGAGGCGGGCACGGGCTGGATGCTGCAAAGCGAGCACAAGGCCATTTTGCGCAGCCTGGTGCTGGAGGCCCTTAACCTGCTGGAAGAGCGCGCCAGTGTCAGCGTGCGCGTGCACCCCGACGACGAAGCCACGGTGGGCGATCTGTTTCAGGCTGCGCGGGAGCGCGTGCCGGAGCTGCGCCAGTGGGTGGTTACGGGTGACCCGAACCTGGAGCCCGGCGACTTGGTGGCGGAAAGCGGCAGCGGCAGCGTGGATTGCCGCCGCGCCTATTTCCGGGAAATGACAGCGGGCGTGCTGGCCCACCTGGCCCTGCCCCAGCGCCCAGAAGAAGCGGCCGCCGCCGCGGAGCTGGGCGAGCTTGTGGCCCGCGAAGCGGCGCGCCTGGCCGCGCCCGAAGTGGAAACGCCGCCCTCTGCCGCCCCCGCCGGCTCGGAAACGCCGCCCGCGACGGCAGAGGCGGCCACGCCCGTGGAGGTTGAGGAAGTTTTGCCCGCCGCATCCCCTGTGGAAGCAGCGCCCCCTGCTGCGGTTCAGAAACCTGCTGCGCCCACGGCGGTAGCCGCGCCCCCTGCTGCGCCCACGGCGGCAGCCGAGCCTCCTGCCGCATCTCCTGCTGACGCCGCATCCCCATCTCCTGGCGTTGCAGCCGCACCGCCTGCTGCGCCGGTCGGGGCGGATGCCATCGCCGCGGCAGCGTCGGCCCCCGTACCCTCGTCGGCGGACGTCGGGCCCGATCCCGCGCCCGCGTCGGACGCGCCTTCTTCCGCCCCTGCGGCCGACGACGCGGAAGAATCGCTCTGGCTGCCCCCCCTGGGCGAGCCCCTGGAGGGCGATGCCGCGCCTGCCGCCGCGCCGGACGTCCCAGTCGCACCGGATGCCGCGCCGGATGCCGCGCCTGCCGCCGCGTCCCACGGCGGGGCGCAGACCGCAGCGCCGCAGGACGATCCTCGGCAGGCGCAATCCTCCCAAGCCGCAACGCGCCCAGTCCAATCCGATCCAGTCCAATCCGGCCTAGCCCAATCCGGTTCTGCGCAGCCTGGTTCTGTTCAATCCGGCGCGACCCCTTCCGGCGCGCCCGGTTCCGCTGCCGGCGCGCCCAGTCTGGCCGAGCTGGAAGAAGAGCTTTTTCCACTGGAGGAGGAAGCCGCCGCCCGCAACGTTCTCACGCAGGGCGGCTTTCTGCCCGGCGCGGACCCTGAGCGCTGA
- the fliG gene encoding flagellar motor switch protein FliG, producing MELTGKQRIAVLLLAMGDKFTADVFKRMDRQEIADISKAIVELEPVPRETVEEVLREFHESLVEGVDMIAGGSDTLKRLLVKNVDPETTKYILDSLNLDTGPAPFRELEQVSPRLLAQILRNEHPQTLALILGHLNPDQAANLLTNLPAGARAEVLMRLARLEAVPEDMLMEVDKVLTSQLIAMGGKEGKKVGGVQSVAEILNAVDRATEEEVLSEIEEDSAQMAEDIRNLMFVFEDCKNIDDRGMRELLKEVPNEQLTLALRGASDELKEKFFKNMSERAGNMIREELEFMGPTKLSDVEGAQQDIVKIVRRLEGENKLVISRGAGDVFV from the coding sequence ATGGAGTTGACCGGCAAACAGCGCATTGCCGTGCTTTTGCTCGCCATGGGCGACAAGTTTACGGCCGATGTGTTCAAGCGCATGGATCGGCAGGAGATTGCCGATATCTCCAAGGCCATTGTGGAGCTGGAGCCCGTGCCGCGCGAAACCGTGGAGGAAGTGCTGCGCGAATTCCACGAATCCCTGGTGGAGGGCGTGGACATGATCGCCGGCGGTTCCGATACCCTCAAGCGCCTGCTGGTCAAAAACGTGGACCCGGAAACCACCAAGTATATCCTGGATTCCCTTAATCTGGATACGGGCCCGGCCCCCTTCCGCGAGCTGGAGCAGGTCAGCCCCCGGCTGCTGGCCCAGATATTGCGCAACGAGCATCCCCAGACCCTGGCCCTCATCCTTGGCCACCTTAACCCGGACCAGGCCGCCAATTTGTTGACGAACCTGCCCGCAGGCGCGCGCGCTGAAGTGCTCATGCGCCTGGCCCGCCTGGAGGCCGTGCCCGAAGACATGCTCATGGAGGTGGATAAGGTGCTCACCAGCCAGCTCATTGCCATGGGCGGCAAGGAAGGCAAAAAGGTGGGCGGCGTGCAGTCCGTGGCCGAAATCCTCAACGCCGTGGACCGCGCCACCGAAGAGGAAGTGCTCTCCGAAATCGAAGAAGATTCCGCCCAGATGGCCGAGGATATCCGCAACCTCATGTTCGTCTTTGAGGATTGCAAGAATATCGACGACCGGGGCATGCGCGAACTGCTCAAGGAAGTTCCCAACGAACAGCTCACTCTGGCCCTGCGCGGCGCCAGCGACGAGCTCAAGGAAAAATTTTTCAAGAACATGTCGGAGCGCGCCGGCAACATGATCCGCGAAGAGCTGGAATTCATGGGCCCCACCAAACTCTCGGACGTGGAGGGTGCCCAGCAGGACATCGTCAAGATCGTGCGGCGGCTGGAAGGGGAAAACAAGCTCGTCATCAGCCGCGGCGCGGGCGATGTTTTTGTTTAG
- a CDS encoding flagellar M-ring protein FliF, whose translation MQQPKQQKPARLPSGGGGSVPSLTQLRALRLAQKESNQRIEELKMRLFRITEQHMDQAVRLVRRWMADKE comes from the coding sequence ATGCAGCAGCCTAAACAGCAGAAACCGGCGCGCCTGCCCTCCGGCGGCGGCGGATCGGTCCCCTCGCTCACGCAGTTGCGGGCGCTGCGCCTGGCGCAGAAAGAGAGCAACCAGCGGATTGAGGAACTGAAAATGCGGCTTTTCCGCATTACGGAACAGCATATGGACCAGGCCGTGCGGTTGGTGCGGCGCTGGATGGCGGACAAGGAATGA
- the fliF gene encoding flagellar basal-body MS-ring/collar protein FliF, with translation MPAFLTQLLASFKNFWTHMSRWQRVALLGGATALMAGALGLSVWLSRPDFRVLYSNLGPEDAGVVLKALQAEKIPYQIADNGGTILVPKETVYDQRIKIAGEGGLVGQGIGFEIFDKIKVGQTDFVQKVNYTRALQGELARTISEFPSVESARVHLVIPRRSLFVEERQSPSASVVLKLKRPSAKPDQKEINAIVNMMLMAVEGLDKAHLSITDNGGKVLYQPEEDSLAGMSTTQMEYRNHMQRNLERRIEEMLQPIFGPGRVIAKVNAELDFSQKTIRRELFDPEKTVVRSEQRSEESQQGRANLEAGSPDVNFRGDGITGSVSDQNGSRETRTTNYEINKEEQQIVANVGDVRRLTVAVLLDGTYEKTNGAWTFVPRKPEEVERVRQLVSNAVGLDTARGDSLEVSSAPFADSEPPKDPNFADMLADYAERLGKPLLKALLAFLFLMLIVRPVVLALIRPKVEAGEMVEGLEGLPAAEEQLALYEALEEKAKTDDEAPEQEDEDEIIYKDIEALKAHIFTLSDNHMEQVVTLVRGWMKNDAAA, from the coding sequence ATGCCGGCATTTCTCACCCAACTACTGGCTTCCTTCAAGAATTTCTGGACCCATATGAGCCGTTGGCAGCGCGTGGCCCTTCTGGGCGGCGCAACGGCCCTCATGGCCGGCGCGCTGGGGCTTTCGGTCTGGCTGAGCCGCCCCGACTTCCGCGTGCTTTATTCCAATCTGGGGCCGGAAGACGCGGGCGTGGTGCTCAAGGCCCTGCAGGCCGAAAAAATTCCCTACCAGATTGCGGACAACGGCGGCACCATTTTGGTGCCCAAGGAGACCGTCTACGACCAGCGCATCAAGATCGCCGGGGAAGGCGGCCTGGTGGGGCAGGGCATCGGTTTTGAGATCTTTGATAAAATCAAAGTGGGTCAGACGGACTTTGTTCAGAAGGTCAACTATACCCGCGCCCTGCAGGGCGAGCTTGCCCGCACCATCAGCGAATTCCCCAGCGTGGAGAGCGCGCGCGTGCACCTGGTCATCCCGCGGCGCAGCCTTTTTGTGGAGGAGCGGCAATCCCCTTCAGCCTCGGTGGTGCTCAAGCTCAAACGCCCCAGCGCCAAGCCGGATCAGAAGGAAATCAACGCCATCGTCAATATGATGCTCATGGCCGTGGAGGGGCTGGACAAAGCCCACCTCTCCATCACGGACAACGGCGGCAAGGTGCTCTATCAGCCGGAGGAAGACAGCCTGGCCGGCATGAGCACCACCCAGATGGAATACCGCAACCACATGCAGCGTAACCTGGAGCGTCGCATTGAAGAAATGCTCCAGCCCATTTTCGGCCCCGGCCGGGTTATCGCCAAGGTCAATGCTGAGCTGGACTTCAGCCAGAAAACCATCCGCCGCGAGCTTTTCGACCCCGAAAAAACCGTGGTCCGCAGCGAGCAGCGCAGCGAAGAAAGCCAGCAGGGCCGCGCCAATCTTGAGGCCGGCTCCCCGGACGTCAACTTCCGCGGCGACGGCATCACGGGTTCCGTGTCCGACCAGAACGGCAGCCGCGAAACCCGCACCACCAACTATGAAATCAATAAGGAAGAGCAGCAGATCGTGGCCAATGTGGGCGACGTGCGCCGCCTGACGGTTGCGGTTCTGCTCGATGGGACGTATGAAAAGACTAACGGCGCCTGGACCTTTGTGCCGCGCAAGCCCGAAGAAGTGGAGCGCGTGCGGCAGCTTGTGTCCAACGCCGTGGGCCTGGACACGGCGCGCGGCGACTCCCTGGAAGTAAGCTCCGCCCCCTTTGCGGATTCGGAGCCGCCCAAGGATCCCAATTTCGCCGACATGCTGGCTGACTACGCGGAGCGCTTGGGCAAGCCCCTGCTGAAGGCCCTGCTGGCCTTCCTCTTCCTGATGCTCATTGTGCGGCCGGTGGTGCTGGCGCTCATCCGGCCCAAGGTGGAGGCCGGCGAGATGGTGGAAGGGCTGGAAGGCCTGCCTGCCGCCGAGGAACAGCTCGCCCTGTATGAGGCCCTGGAAGAAAAGGCCAAGACCGACGACGAGGCCCCGGAGCAAGAGGACGAGGACGAGATCATTTACAAAGATATAGAAGCCCTCAAGGCGCACATCTTCACCCTTTCCGACAATCATATGGAACAGGTGGTGACCTTGGTGCGCGGCTGGATGAAAAACGATGCAGCAGCCTAA
- the fliE gene encoding flagellar hook-basal body complex protein FliE has product MSIQTVGMRAYSDALRHFTQVQSSLQQGAPASGETLFAKTLDQSLLRDSVDKGETFGAQADFMAYPTQAHTPATQASSFTDTATQSLNRVNELQQAKDQAIVDFASGRNQNVHELMIAMQKSSLAMKLTTAVRGKVLEAYKELSKMQF; this is encoded by the coding sequence ATGAGCATCCAGACAGTGGGCATGCGGGCGTACAGCGACGCCCTGCGGCATTTTACCCAGGTGCAGAGTTCGCTGCAGCAGGGCGCGCCCGCAAGCGGCGAGACCCTGTTTGCCAAAACCCTGGACCAGAGCCTCCTGCGCGACAGCGTGGACAAAGGGGAAACCTTTGGCGCGCAGGCCGACTTTATGGCTTATCCCACCCAGGCGCACACGCCGGCAACCCAGGCCAGCAGCTTTACGGATACGGCCACGCAGTCTCTGAACCGCGTCAACGAGCTGCAACAGGCCAAGGACCAGGCCATTGTGGATTTTGCCTCAGGCCGCAACCAAAACGTGCACGAGCTCATGATCGCCATGCAGAAGTCCAGCCTGGCCATGAAGCTCACCACGGCCGTGCGCGGCAAGGTGCTGGAGGCCTACAAAGAGCTTTCCAAAATGCAGTTCTGA
- the flgC gene encoding flagellar basal body rod protein FlgC, with protein MDFLTAFDISASGLAADRTRINTISMNLANAKTTRTPQGGPYRRRSVLQQTADVDDPFSIHMRSALDREVKGVRVMAVTIDNRPLKRVYEPGHPDADAEGYVSYPDINVVEEMANLMTAQRNYEANVTTAEALKGMYVKALEIGK; from the coding sequence ATGGATTTTTTGACTGCATTTGACATCAGCGCTTCGGGCCTTGCGGCGGACCGCACGCGCATCAATACCATCTCCATGAACCTGGCCAACGCCAAGACCACCCGCACGCCCCAGGGCGGGCCCTACCGGCGGCGCAGCGTGCTGCAGCAGACTGCCGATGTGGACGACCCCTTTTCCATCCACATGCGTTCGGCCCTGGACCGGGAGGTCAAAGGCGTGCGCGTTATGGCCGTGACCATCGACAACCGGCCCCTTAAGCGCGTTTACGAGCCGGGGCACCCGGACGCCGACGCCGAAGGCTACGTCTCCTACCCGGACATCAACGTGGTGGAGGAGATGGCCAATCTTATGACGGCCCAGCGCAACTACGAGGCCAACGTCACCACGGCCGAGGCCCTCAAGGGCATGTACGTCAAGGCGCTGGAAATAGGCAAGTAA
- the flgB gene encoding flagellar basal body rod protein FlgB — translation MKSLFSMPTNLVGKVMDMQLQRQNIIAGNIANVETPRYRPRELTFEKELQAALGLDAEGKLSLTSKAHMPTAFDPNTFGPEWDKELKPRVIHGEDRVNIDKEMARHAKNQLQYTALTQIMAKTFEGISTVIQDGKQV, via the coding sequence ATGAAAAGCCTGTTTTCCATGCCCACGAACCTGGTGGGCAAAGTCATGGACATGCAGCTCCAGCGGCAGAACATCATTGCCGGCAACATCGCCAACGTAGAGACGCCGCGCTACAGGCCGCGCGAGCTGACCTTTGAAAAGGAGCTGCAGGCGGCTCTGGGGCTGGACGCCGAGGGCAAGCTGAGCCTCACCAGCAAGGCGCACATGCCCACGGCCTTTGACCCCAATACCTTCGGCCCGGAGTGGGACAAGGAGCTTAAGCCCCGCGTCATCCACGGCGAGGACAGGGTCAATATTGACAAAGAAATGGCCCGCCACGCCAAAAACCAGCTTCAGTACACGGCCCTGACCCAAATCATGGCCAAGACGTTTGAAGGGATCAGCACCGTCATTCAGGACGGCAAGCAGGTGTAG
- a CDS encoding precorrin-2 dehydrogenase/sirohydrochlorin ferrochelatase family protein: MTHDLLYPVFLSLAGCRCLVAGLGNVGQRKLAGLLACGPAAVLALDTAPPPAAAAPLLNDARVRFARRACTAEDIAGCALVFAATGDVAENRRVAALCRRAGVLCNCASAPEEGGFQVPSVARRPPLAAALSTGGASPALARRWKGELEAWLAPRARMAALMARLRPLVLALGQETGQNTLLFRKLAASPLQIWLERDETDRCRQWLLAELPPALHAHLAELLHDLP, translated from the coding sequence ATGACGCACGATCTGCTCTACCCCGTTTTTCTCTCCCTTGCGGGCTGCCGCTGCCTAGTGGCAGGGCTGGGCAATGTGGGGCAACGCAAGCTGGCGGGCCTGCTGGCCTGCGGCCCGGCCGCCGTTCTGGCCCTGGATACGGCCCCGCCCCCGGCGGCGGCCGCGCCCCTGCTTAACGACGCGCGGGTGCGCTTTGCCCGGCGCGCCTGTACGGCTGAAGACATTGCGGGGTGCGCCCTGGTTTTTGCCGCCACGGGCGACGTAGCGGAAAACCGCCGGGTGGCCGCCCTGTGCCGCCGGGCGGGCGTGCTCTGCAACTGCGCGAGCGCGCCGGAAGAAGGTGGTTTTCAGGTGCCTTCCGTGGCCCGCCGCCCGCCCCTGGCCGCGGCTCTTTCCACGGGCGGGGCCAGCCCGGCCCTGGCCCGGCGCTGGAAGGGCGAACTGGAAGCATGGCTGGCCCCCCGCGCCCGCATGGCTGCCCTCATGGCCCGGCTGCGGCCCCTGGTCCTTGCCTTGGGCCAGGAGACAGGGCAGAATACTTTGTTGTTCCGAAAGCTGGCGGCCTCGCCTTTGCAGATCTGGCTGGAACGGGACGAAACGGACCGTTGCCGCCAATGGCTGCTGGCCGAGCTGCCGCCGGCCCTGCACGCGCATCTAGCGGAGTTGTTGCATGATCTCCCCTGA
- the ccsA gene encoding cytochrome c biogenesis protein CcsA yields the protein MISPEVSTGITLLLYGLASTAGIAGMLARSPLWRRMGCWLAVAGFVCQTLILGLGFHRALPGGLSLGAYLQLMAWFVALCGIAAWGKLRQEVPLVFAAPLALMLFAMSAPYLGAVVPVPPSLKAPFYALHIGALFLSLALLALAFAAGALFLFMEGRIKSKQSVKGFWQDMPALSMLDRINALTVLTAFPLYTLGIVSGLVWAKPVFGGVVTGDPKEVVSIVIWALLSVLFNNRVTKGWRGRKPAQLAVFIFILCLFSIVVVNTFMETHHAFIRR from the coding sequence ATGATCTCCCCTGAAGTTTCCACCGGCATTACCCTGCTGCTTTACGGCCTGGCCAGCACGGCGGGCATTGCCGGCATGCTGGCGCGCAGCCCTTTGTGGCGGCGCATGGGCTGCTGGCTGGCCGTAGCCGGTTTTGTCTGCCAGACCCTCATCCTGGGGCTGGGCTTTCACCGCGCCCTGCCCGGCGGCCTGAGCCTGGGGGCTTACCTGCAGCTCATGGCCTGGTTTGTGGCGCTTTGCGGCATTGCGGCCTGGGGCAAGCTCCGGCAGGAAGTACCCCTGGTCTTTGCCGCGCCCCTGGCGCTCATGCTTTTTGCCATGTCCGCCCCTTATCTAGGGGCCGTGGTGCCCGTGCCGCCCTCTCTCAAGGCCCCCTTTTACGCCTTGCACATCGGCGCGCTCTTTCTGAGCCTGGCCCTGCTGGCCCTGGCCTTTGCCGCCGGGGCGCTGTTTCTGTTTATGGAGGGCCGCATCAAAAGCAAGCAGTCGGTCAAGGGCTTCTGGCAGGATATGCCGGCCCTCTCTATGCTGGACCGGATCAACGCGCTGACCGTGCTGACGGCCTTCCCGCTCTACACTCTGGGCATCGTTTCCGGCCTGGTCTGGGCCAAGCCCGTGTTCGGCGGCGTGGTGACCGGCGACCCCAAGGAAGTTGTCAGCATCGTCATCTGGGCGCTGCTTTCCGTGCTTTTCAACAACCGCGTCACCAAGGGCTGGCGGGGCCGCAAACCGGCGCAACTGGCAGTGTTCATCTTCATCCTCTGTCTCTTTTCCATCGTGGTGGTCAACACCTTCATGGAAACGCACCACGCCTTCATCCGGCGCTGA
- the hemA gene encoding glutamyl-tRNA reductase translates to MDCDIFLVGLNHRTAGVDVRERFALVNHCDPEHWALPCTGAVNESVILSTCNRVELLAAGSGDVPGQMLDCWAKARGAKVDELSPYVYVHKNLEAVRHLFSVASSLDSMVLGEPQILGQLKTAYRKAVQSHATGVILNRLLHKAFSVAKRVRTETAVASSAVSISYAAVELAKRIFGDMRGHKALLVGAGEMAELAAMHLLQAGIDEILVANRTLARGEELARQFQGRAVPFAQLAEQLTSVDIIITSTGSQEPVIRARDIRAVLKARKNRPMFFIDIAVPRDIDPDVNGLDNVYLYDIDDLREVVEENLASRRDEAAKAAEIVNEEVLAFSHWLSSLDVQPTIVALIERGESMAREELAKTLKRLGPVDVPTREALEALVGSLVRKMNHDPIMFLKNGGMAQEGNGQRISLTRRIFGLDKTGCKYTEEH, encoded by the coding sequence ATGGACTGCGACATCTTTCTTGTGGGCCTGAACCACCGCACCGCCGGCGTGGACGTGCGGGAACGCTTCGCCCTGGTCAACCACTGCGACCCGGAGCATTGGGCCCTGCCCTGTACGGGCGCAGTGAACGAAAGCGTGATCCTCTCCACCTGTAACCGGGTGGAACTGCTCGCCGCGGGTTCGGGCGACGTGCCGGGCCAGATGCTGGACTGCTGGGCCAAGGCGCGCGGGGCCAAGGTGGACGAGCTCTCCCCCTACGTCTATGTGCACAAAAATCTGGAGGCCGTGCGCCACCTGTTTTCCGTGGCCTCCAGCCTGGATTCCATGGTGCTGGGCGAGCCGCAGATTCTGGGGCAGCTCAAGACGGCCTACCGCAAGGCCGTGCAAAGCCACGCCACGGGCGTCATCCTCAACCGCTTGCTGCACAAGGCTTTTTCCGTGGCCAAGCGGGTGCGCACCGAAACGGCCGTGGCTTCCAGCGCCGTTTCCATCAGCTACGCCGCCGTGGAGCTGGCCAAACGCATTTTTGGCGACATGCGCGGCCACAAGGCCCTGCTGGTGGGCGCGGGCGAAATGGCCGAGCTGGCCGCCATGCACCTTTTGCAGGCGGGCATTGACGAAATCCTGGTGGCCAACCGCACCCTGGCCCGCGGCGAAGAGCTGGCCCGGCAGTTTCAGGGCCGCGCCGTCCCTTTTGCACAGCTGGCCGAACAGCTCACCAGCGTGGACATCATCATCACCTCCACGGGTTCGCAGGAACCCGTCATCCGCGCGCGCGACATCCGGGCCGTACTCAAGGCCCGCAAAAACCGGCCCATGTTCTTCATCGACATTGCCGTGCCCCGCGATATTGACCCGGACGTCAACGGCCTCGACAACGTCTACCTCTACGACATCGACGACCTTAGAGAAGTTGTTGAAGAAAACCTGGCCTCCCGCCGGGACGAAGCCGCCAAGGCGGCGGAAATCGTCAATGAAGAGGTGTTGGCTTTTTCCCACTGGCTGTCCTCCCTGGACGTGCAGCCCACCATCGTGGCGCTCATTGAGCGCGGCGAAAGCATGGCCCGGGAGGAACTGGCCAAGACCCTCAAACGCCTGGGCCCCGTGGACGTCCCCACCCGCGAGGCCCTGGAGGCCCTGGTGGGCTCCCTGGTGCGCAAAATGAACCATGACCCCATCATGTTTCTGAAAAACGGGGGCATGGCTCAGGAAGGCAACGGCCAGCGCATCAGCCTCACGCGCCGCATCTTCGGCCTGGACAAAACGGGCTGTAAGTATACGGAGGAACACTGA
- the tilS gene encoding tRNA lysidine(34) synthetase TilS, translating into MTPRPFALQALPPAAARLCLKVERFCRRDLALPQGASLLLGLSGGADSSALAVILHALAPRLGLQLHALSIDHGLRPESAADAAHAQSLGQSLGLPCRILQADVRGLAAREGRGLEEAARCLRYALLEAERQACRADFIVLGHHAGDLSEDVLLRLLRGAGWPALGGMPARDDARRLLRPLLHTEPAALRALLRHCGLTWREDASNQDARFRRNRLRHAVLPLLRAENPSLDRSLCDLWQLARQDEDYWRQATDAALAAHPWEESADAAGRSLYLPPALLRTLHPAARLRLYLRAVRQLCGRGATAAERRGPAAPAAGHQAQDGDPAEPLAAPGAQARARTLLALDAALTQGRGQTCFQLPGGITAHILKGGVRFSVRTAALPRC; encoded by the coding sequence ATGACACCCCGGCCCTTTGCCCTCCAGGCCCTGCCCCCGGCCGCCGCCCGCCTCTGCCTGAAGGTGGAGCGCTTCTGCCGCCGAGACCTGGCCCTGCCGCAGGGGGCATCCCTCCTGCTGGGGCTCTCCGGCGGAGCGGATTCCTCGGCTCTGGCCGTCATCCTGCACGCCCTGGCCCCACGCCTTGGGCTACAGCTCCACGCCTTGAGCATTGACCACGGCCTGCGCCCGGAATCCGCCGCCGACGCCGCGCACGCCCAAAGCCTGGGCCAAAGCCTGGGCCTGCCTTGCCGTATCCTCCAGGCGGACGTGCGGGGGCTGGCCGCACGGGAAGGGCGCGGCCTGGAGGAGGCGGCCCGTTGCCTGCGCTATGCCCTGCTGGAGGCGGAACGCCAGGCCTGCAGAGCGGATTTTATCGTCCTGGGGCACCACGCCGGCGACCTGAGCGAGGACGTGCTGCTGCGCCTGCTGCGGGGCGCGGGCTGGCCCGCCCTGGGTGGCATGCCCGCCCGCGACGACGCCCGCCGCCTGCTCCGCCCCCTTCTGCACACGGAGCCCGCCGCCCTGCGCGCCCTGCTGCGCCACTGCGGCCTGACCTGGCGCGAAGACGCCAGCAACCAGGACGCGCGCTTTCGCCGCAACCGCCTGCGGCACGCCGTTCTGCCCTTGCTGCGGGCGGAAAATCCTTCCCTGGACCGCAGCCTGTGCGACCTCTGGCAGTTGGCGCGGCAGGACGAAGACTACTGGCGCCAAGCAACCGACGCGGCCCTGGCCGCCCACCCCTGGGAAGAAAGTGCGGACGCCGCGGGCCGCAGCCTCTACCTGCCCCCGGCTCTGCTGCGCACCCTGCACCCGGCGGCGCGCCTGCGGCTCTACCTGCGGGCCGTGCGGCAGCTCTGCGGCCGGGGCGCAACGGCTGCAGAGCGACGCGGCCCCGCTGCCCCAGCCGCCGGACATCAGGCCCAGGACGGCGATCCGGCCGAGCCCCTCGCAGCCCCCGGCGCGCAGGCCAGGGCCCGCACCCTGCTGGCCCTGGACGCAGCTCTGACTCAGGGCCGGGGGCAAACCTGCTTTCAGCTGCCCGGCGGGATCACCGCCCATATCCTCAAAGGCGGCGTGCGCTTCAGCGTGCGGACCGCGGCCCTGCCGCGTTGCTGA
- a CDS encoding FmdE family protein: MDKTLLDKAVAFHGHLCPGLVIGLRAVEAVLQEPVLGKLPYGKLVCVTENDACGVDAIQCLLGCSAGKGNLVLRPVAKHAYAFFDRESGTALRLCLQRQKAPDQSREAWQEDLLTLPLETLFRRSVPAYPVPEPPRLFPTVTCEICGEGAAEHAIRLENGKKVCLDCRRAYARRW, translated from the coding sequence ATGGACAAAACCCTGCTGGACAAAGCCGTGGCCTTCCACGGGCACCTCTGCCCCGGCCTGGTCATCGGCCTGCGCGCCGTGGAGGCCGTGCTGCAAGAGCCCGTCCTGGGCAAACTGCCCTACGGCAAGCTGGTCTGCGTGACGGAAAACGACGCCTGCGGCGTGGACGCCATCCAATGCCTGCTGGGCTGCTCCGCCGGCAAGGGCAACCTGGTGCTGCGCCCTGTGGCCAAGCACGCCTATGCCTTTTTTGACCGGGAAAGCGGCACGGCCTTGCGCCTCTGCCTGCAGCGTCAAAAAGCTCCGGACCAGAGCCGGGAGGCGTGGCAGGAAGACCTGCTGACTCTGCCGCTGGAAACGCTTTTCCGCCGCTCCGTACCCGCCTACCCCGTACCGGAGCCGCCCCGCCTGTTCCCCACCGTGACCTGCGAAATCTGCGGCGAGGGCGCGGCCGAGCACGCCATCCGGCTGGAAAACGGCAAAAAGGTCTGCCTGGATTGCAGGCGCGCCTATGCCCGGCGCTGGTAG